A genomic region of Antennarius striatus isolate MH-2024 chromosome 2, ASM4005453v1, whole genome shotgun sequence contains the following coding sequences:
- the tmem106c gene encoding transmembrane protein 106C isoform X2, giving the protein MSGDWKNSLRKLYVVLSVVLCLLTSALVVFFLFPRSVVVEDDGIHSVTVHFDHANTKVLMNMTSTLNLTNRNFFSVLVQTVSCQVLYMKTVIGTHQLNNATTIQPLSKSQVNYTVSVEIGRSTPYVYAFCTMPSIKVHNIVVYMQTSVKTSYMVRTSQNSLEAYRYIDCGSKTTHLHTTRWHQHSSLAFSPASPLTSPPL; this is encoded by the exons GAAGCTCTATGTGGTCCTGTCGGTGGTGCTCTGCCTCCTCACCTCTGCGCTGGtggtcttcttcctcttccctcgCTCAGTAGTCGTGGAGGATGATGGAATACACTCGGTGACTGTGCACTTTGATCACGCCAACACCAAGGTCCTAATGAACATGACG AGCACACTAAACCTCACCAACCGGAACTTCTTCTCGGTGCTGGTGCAGACTGTGAGCTGCCAGGTTCTCTACATGAAGACGGTGATTGGAACTCATCAGCTGAATAATGCCACCACTATCCAGCCGCTGAGCAAGAGCCAG GTGAACTACACTGTCAGTGTGGAGATTGGTAGAAGCACTCCTTATGTCTA TGCCTTCTGCACCATGCCCAGCATTAAAGTCCACAACATTGTGGTGTATATGCA GACCTCAGTTAAAACCTCATACATGGTGCGGACATCGCAGAACAGTCTGGAGGCCTACCGCTACATAGACTGTGGTTCCAAAACCACCCACCTCCACACAACTAGGTGGCACCAGCACTCCTCCCTTGCATTCAGTCCAGCCTCACCCCTCACCTCTCCTCCACTGTGA